The sequence GCCCGCGTGCTCGAAATGCTGGAAAAGCATGGCTTGGAAAAAGACACGGTATTCGTATATTCATCCGATCACGGCAACGGAAGCGATGCAAAGTTCACGGTATACGACCGGGGGCTGAACGTGCCGTTCATTGTCCGGTGGCCCGGCAAGGTGAAGCCCGGTCGGACCGATGCGCTGACCAGCTATGTCGACATCCTGCCCACGTTTGTGGAACTTGCCGGCGGACAACCGCCGGAGGATGCCGATGGAAAAAGTTTTTGTTCGGTGTTGATGGGCGATGCCTCGGAGCACCATGAAACCGTTTTCGGACTGATGACGCAGCAAGGCGTTTGGGATGCTCACATTTTTCCGAGGCGGTCGGCGCGCGGGAAGCGCTATCACTACATTCACAACTTTAATGCGCTGGAGCGCATACGGCTTGATGAGCAAGCCGGGCTGACGATTGACCCGTTCCGTTTGTTGGGGGCTCAAAAGCATCCAGCTACGCCGGAAGAGGAGTTGTATGATACTCAGGCAGACCCCTTCGAATTGGTAAATTTGGCCGACGAGCCGGGATTCAAACAGGTTAAAGCCGAGTTGAAAAAAGAACTCTTCGCCTGGATGAAGGAGCAAAACGATTTTTTGACCGAAGGCGGCTCAATTCCCTATTTGAAATCCAGCCACCCGTTGGATCAGGACAGTGGTGATATTAAATCTTCTATGGCGCATATCTATGACTGTCCAGAGGAATTGGAGGGTGCCATTGCGGAGTATCAGGATCCGCATGTGCTGACGGCTCCCGAAAAACTGAAGCAAATATATTGAGGGAATATCGCGGGTTTTCCGTGTCCGAATTGCAGGATCATTAAAATAGTGAAATTCCCGGTTGACAGATCGGGTCAAGAGGCGTAGTAAAAATAGTTACTAGTAAAAGATGTTACCAGGGTTTTGCCGGAGGGTGGGGCCGGGATTGGGAAATAGATGGTTTGACACGTAACCGTGGTTATAGTAAATACTGTTACTCTGCATTAAGTGGGGTGGCTTAATTCAACGCATAGGAGATGCATAATGAAGAAGAGGCGATTCATAGCAACAGGTGTGATGCTCATATCGGGACTGGCCATGACGGCGAGTGCCGCTGTGATACTGGAGAACGACTTTGATACGGACACGACCGGCTTCACGCTGAGCGGAACCGATGCGACCCTTACCAATAACACGATAAGGCTCGACGATAATTCGATAACCGAGAACGCGCAAATGGTGTCCGACACCTTCAACCCGAATGCAGCGTCCAACGTGGTGGTGTCCTTCGATTACTATTCGAACGCCCAGGGCGGTCAAAGCCATGCGTTTGAGCTGAGCGGTGATGGCAGCACCCAGGGCATCCTCCTGCACGTTGCCGGCGGTAGCAGTCAAATCCAAAACCGGGAGTCGAGTGCATTTGTGAACCTTACACCGAACTTCACGATGCAGGCTGCCACCTGGTACAATTTTAAGTTCACCTTGCCGCCGGAAACTACGTCAGGCAAAACCTTCGACCTGCAGGTCACGCAGCAGGGGCAACCCGCCGGAAACATCCTGGATGTCACCGACCAGCCGTTCCGGAACGAGATCGGCACCTACGATTTCACGAAATGGTTCTTCAATACAGCCGTTAGCGCGAGTGGTGGTGACTACATCATCGACAATGTGGTGATCTCGAATCAGTTTTTCGATGCGCCTCCTCCTCCCGATATCGATCCGGGCGATCTGGTGAAATACACCTTCAGTGCGTCCAACACGGTGGCGGATGCCACCGCGAGCAACGTTTCGGCAAGTGCTTTCACTGCGGATTCGGGGTATGTCAATACGACGGTGGGAGGCGGAGCTTCCACCGGCGGCTTCCCGCTTTGGCAGACTTCTGCCGATCCCACAACGGCCAGCATTACGCTTACGCCGGACGACGGCTATTCTCTGGGTTGCAGCGCCCTGCTGTTCGGGCTGAGGATGGACGGCACAGCGGGCGGCAGGCCTTACAAAGTCGAGTTGACCTCCAGCGCCACCGGCACCAACGTTCTATTCGAAGTGTACAACAAGGACTGGGCGACTGAAGATGGCATCACCAGTGGCGGGAATGTATGGGCTCTCGTCAACAACCAGTTCAAAGACATCACGGTTGACCTGACCCAGTGGCCCGAGCTGCTGACCAATTCAACGGTAACGTTTACCTGGGACTACTTTGAGAAGTATGCAGCGGCCAACGGCCAGTGGCGGATGGACGATATTTATGTGGAAGGATCGGCGTTCGAGTACACGGGCCCCGGCATTCTGGCTCCATACTCTACCAACATTACCTCCATCGTGGATGAGGATTTCAACGGCACGCCGGGAACCCTGCTCATCCTGGAGGAATTCGACACGCTTCCCACGAACAGCTGGACGTTTAACGATAACGGCGCGGTCGCAACCAATACCGGACCCAATGCGGTCGACCCGTTCGGTACGCCGGGCGCCAGCCTGAACCTGGATATGACGGCCGCAGGCGTGCCAGACGCCAACGTTGATATCCAGCTTTCCGGCGACGACGCGGATCAGCCGCTGAAGATTGAATTCAGCTTCAATCCGGCGGACTTTTCGGCGGCGCATGAATTTGCCCTGCGCAACAGCGGCGGAACTCCGGGCATCCAGATGGATCTGGCCAACTCAAGTGGTCAGGTTCGCTACCACAACGGAACCGCGATGACCCCCTTAGGCGTCACCCTTGACGAGGGCTCCTGGTACCAGTTCAAGATCGTGACTTCCCCCGAATCAAACGCGTCGGGCGACACCTTCGACCTGACCATCCTGAATACGAACAACGTCACGGTATTCAGCACCAACGGGCTGTCGTTCCGCAACGATCTTGCGGACTATGACCATGCGCGCTTCTATTTTAATACGGGTTCGCCGACGGATGACGGGCAGTTCTACATCGACAATGTCTATATCCGTGCCGTACCCGATGCCGAGACCGACAGTGGCGCGGTTTTTTCCTATGGTTCTGAGGTGACCGGTCCGGAATCTGCTTTCTTCCCGACCGTTGGTGGGGGTCTGAGTGCTGAACTCAAGAACAGTGAAATCAACTCCAACCCCGAGGTGGATGTCTTCTTCACGGTGGACGATCCCAATCGGCCGCTGCACATCGTGTTCGACTACCGTCCCGAAACCGCGGGAACCAAGAATTTCGGCTTCCGCCTGGTGGATAATAACCAGCTCGATGACACGTCTTCCTTCGATACACAGGGCATGGATGGTATGCGCATGATGCAGGGAGCGACCGTGGGGCTTCAAAACAAGCCCACGCCTACTGATTCATGGGTTCAGTTGGGCATTACGCCGGTTGAGGGCCAATGGCATACGGTTGAAATCATTGCCTCGCCGGAGAGTGCGGCCACCAAGACCTTTGACATTACGGTATGGGATACGTCCGGTGCGGTGATCGGCAGCGCGACAAACCAGCCGTTCCGTTCGGACATCACCAACTACACGTCGTTCGGATTCTTCTTCAATCGCACGAAGGAGTCGTCTGACGATAAGGCGTTCTACATCGACAACCTGAAAATCGGAAATGGGATTTCTCAGCTCACGGCGTATGAGCAGTGGGCTGAAGACAATGGGTTGACCAGCGGAAACGATGATGAAACCGACAATCCTGATGGCGACGTGCTCAACAACAAGGGTGAGTATGTGTTCGGCGGAAGCCCGACCAATGGTGCGGATGTAGGTGTTGGGCAGGAATTCGATGCTGGAGGCGCATATGTTTACACGGTGCGTAACGATACTGATCTAACGGTTCAGATCCTCACTCGCGCCAATCTGATGTTCGGCGAATGGGCCACCAATTCGGCCGCGGTGATCTCCGTGGATGACGGAGAGTTGGGCACCTACACCAATGCGGTAGGCATCGGAGGAAATCAGCTGTTCTACAAACTGCTTGTGGAATAGAACGAGTGGCTGGGTTCACACACTAACAATATGAATGATGCGGCTGCCCCGGAGTTTTTCGGGGCAGTCCCATTTGTTGAAAACCTGCAAACTCATTAGGAAGCTTTATGATGAAAGCCCGGCGTTCAGGAATAAGTGCAGCATTCATTCTGGCCGTTGCCTGCCTACCCGTTTTCGGAGCCGTGTATTATGTATCGCCGACGGGCGACGACAACAATTTCGGAACGATAACGGAGCCATGGCGCACGATTCAGAATGCGGCGGATTGGATGGTGGCCGGGGACACCTGCATGATCCGTGGCGGTACGTACCGCGAAACCGTGATTCCGGCGAGCTCTGGAACGGCAGGCAACCCGATCACATACGCAGCTTACAATGGCGAGACCGTCATCATTCATGGATGCGAACCGGTGTTGGGGCCATGGACGCTCGGCGTAGCGGGGGATCAACCGCTGGACATTGATGAAAATTTTGATGGAGCCCTGCCGACGGCCGGCTGGAACTATGCCGCCGGCACCGGTGTCGTGGTGGCCAACAACGGGCCGGAATCGGCCTTTACCGCCCATCCGGGCGGCGGCAGCCTGGCACTGGACCTGACGGCAACACAGATGCCCAAGGTTTATAAGACGATTAATGTTAACGGCACGGCTTCGACGCAGCCCCTGCACATGGAGTTTGATATGAATTCCACGGTGGGCGGGCCCGAGCAGACCTTCCAGCTTTATGGGGCCGATGGTCAGGGGATCCTGTTTACCGTCAAGAGCGGAACGGTAAAATACGATGACGGATCAGGGCGAGTGACCATCGGGAGCGTCAGCCTGAACCAGTGGTATCACTATCACTTTGTCGTTTCTCCTGAAACGAACGGCGTGAACGACACCATGGATGTAACGATCACAGACACCAATGGAACGGCGGTGGTTACGGCGACGAATCTTCCGTTCCGCAACGATATCAGCTCCTACGACGAGCTGAGATGGCTCCACAATGTCGCTGCGCCCCAGAACGGCGGAAATTTCTATGTGGACAATGTGCGGGTGTGGACCCCCGACGTTGTCGTGCCCCAGATCCTGGCGGACTACGGGTTTGATTCAGGCACCGGCGCGGCGGATGCCGCCGATCCCAACCTGACGGCAGGCGATGTTACCAAGAGTACCGGTTCGTTTGTCACGACAGACAACACCAACAAGCTAAGCTCGGACGGGCTGCCCCAGTGGAAAAAATACGGTGCGGCTGCGACGCTTGACTTTACGCTGACCCCGGATGCGGATTTCCGTGCGAGCTGCCGCGCCCTGTCCTTCGAAATTCAGATGGATGCCGGTGCGGCGGACGGATCGAAAAACCGGAAGATGGAACTGACATCGAGTGCGACCGGAACCAATATTCTATATGCGGTGTACAATACGCACTATGCCGCGGATCTCGGGGTCACGGGGGAGCAGGCCCTGGGTTCAGGCTTCGAGACCAAAACGGTGGATCTAAGCGGCTGGAGCGAACTGAAGAGCGCGACGAACCCGGTAACCTTTACCTTCACGTTCAGTGGGCCGGGAGCCGACGACCTCAATATGCGGCTGGATGCGATTAAGCTGGAGGGGCCCGTCGACCAGGTGAATGTCTATGCGGCCGAAGTTGAAATGGCCCTGGGACATGAAAACCAGATTTTTGTGAATGGAAGCCACATGGCCTGGGAGGCGCGCTGGCCCAACGTCGGTACGGATTCGCTGGACGGGCTGCTGGAGTTTCAGATGGCCACCATGGAATCCGGCACCACCAGCAACAGCATTGTGGACAGCTCCATTCCGGACTATGACTGGACGGGCGGACAGGCCTGGGTGTCGAGCTATAAGCGCTGGTCCGCCTGGTCCGGGGAGATCACTGGTTTTGGTTCGGGCGAAATATCCCTGGTCAACAATGCCGATTCAAAAGGCAATATGATCTGTAAGGAAGACGGCAAGTTTTATCTTTTCGGTGTCCGGGATGCGCTGGACAGCGCCAACGAGTGGTACTACGACGGAACATACCTGCACCTGTGGGCACCGGGCGGCGGGGTGCCGACCGGTGTTGAGGTGAAAAAGCGCCTGTACGGATTCGATCTGTCCGGCCGGGATTTCATTCGTCTGGAGGGCTTGGATTTTTTTGCGACGGGGATCAATACCTCCGGGGAATCGGACGCGCTGGAGTTTGATCGCCTGACCCTCAAGCACATCTACCACTCGAACAATGCGGAGAAAGGGGCGAATTCCCAGAGTTCCACCGGCCTGCTGCTTTACGGCACCAACCACCGGCTGGAAAACAGCGAGATCGCCTACAGCTCTGGAACCGGCGTCTATCTGGGCGGGTCGGGACATTGGATCGTCAACAACTACATCCATGACCACGACTATATCGGGAGCTATGCCTCGCCTCTCGTGTTAAAGGGATCCGATTTTGTCATCAGCCACAACACCATCAGCCGGGCGGGGCGTCAGTGCATCAATCTCGGGGAAATGTATGGCAGCCTGATTCAGTACAACGATGTTTCCTATGCGGGCTACCTGACCTGGGATCTGGGGCTGGTTTACGGCAACAGTATCGCCGGGGGAGATGCCGAAGTCCGCTACAACTGGTTCCATCACAATCTGGCAACGGGCCATGGAAACGGTATTTATTACGACCATAACTGCAAGAACATCCTGACCCATCACAACGCGGTGTGGGGGGTCAGCAAAAAGGCCATTGCGCATAACCAGTATGCGAACTACCTGCTGTATTTTAACAACACGGGATCAACCAGTGGTGACACCGCGATCGGTTCAGCATGGAACGCCGGTCAGCAGCGGGATCTGCATGGATGCCGCTACATCAATAATGTCTTTAACGCAGGCACGGATTTTGACGG is a genomic window of Pontiella desulfatans containing:
- a CDS encoding sulfatase family protein yields the protein MMNRTVVKLFFLIGILSGTALAEWAAEKPNFVFFLGDDQLIYDYGCYGLPLDLTPVTDALAKEGMVFDQMFTAQAICAPSRSVLFTGQYPIRNGCFMNHTAVRDETKTVYDALKPLGYSVALAGKVHVKPSSVFRWDTYIGSNRHEPLALDKIDDYLSTVKGQPFCLFITSSFPHGPYPKNPKFPGEKTVAHPYMNSSQTKQLPGYYDNIEIKENELARVLEMLEKHGLEKDTVFVYSSDHGNGSDAKFTVYDRGLNVPFIVRWPGKVKPGRTDALTSYVDILPTFVELAGGQPPEDADGKSFCSVLMGDASEHHETVFGLMTQQGVWDAHIFPRRSARGKRYHYIHNFNALERIRLDEQAGLTIDPFRLLGAQKHPATPEEELYDTQADPFELVNLADEPGFKQVKAELKKELFAWMKEQNDFLTEGGSIPYLKSSHPLDQDSGDIKSSMAHIYDCPEELEGAIAEYQDPHVLTAPEKLKQIY
- a CDS encoding right-handed parallel beta-helix repeat-containing protein, whose protein sequence is MMKARRSGISAAFILAVACLPVFGAVYYVSPTGDDNNFGTITEPWRTIQNAADWMVAGDTCMIRGGTYRETVIPASSGTAGNPITYAAYNGETVIIHGCEPVLGPWTLGVAGDQPLDIDENFDGALPTAGWNYAAGTGVVVANNGPESAFTAHPGGGSLALDLTATQMPKVYKTINVNGTASTQPLHMEFDMNSTVGGPEQTFQLYGADGQGILFTVKSGTVKYDDGSGRVTIGSVSLNQWYHYHFVVSPETNGVNDTMDVTITDTNGTAVVTATNLPFRNDISSYDELRWLHNVAAPQNGGNFYVDNVRVWTPDVVVPQILADYGFDSGTGAADAADPNLTAGDVTKSTGSFVTTDNTNKLSSDGLPQWKKYGAAATLDFTLTPDADFRASCRALSFEIQMDAGAADGSKNRKMELTSSATGTNILYAVYNTHYAADLGVTGEQALGSGFETKTVDLSGWSELKSATNPVTFTFTFSGPGADDLNMRLDAIKLEGPVDQVNVYAAEVEMALGHENQIFVNGSHMAWEARWPNVGTDSLDGLLEFQMATMESGTTSNSIVDSSIPDYDWTGGQAWVSSYKRWSAWSGEITGFGSGEISLVNNADSKGNMICKEDGKFYLFGVRDALDSANEWYYDGTYLHLWAPGGGVPTGVEVKKRLYGFDLSGRDFIRLEGLDFFATGINTSGESDALEFDRLTLKHIYHSNNAEKGANSQSSTGLLLYGTNHRLENSEIAYSSGTGVYLGGSGHWIVNNYIHDHDYIGSYASPLVLKGSDFVISHNTISRAGRQCINLGEMYGSLIQYNDVSYAGYLTWDLGLVYGNSIAGGDAEVRYNWFHHNLATGHGNGIYYDHNCKNILTHHNAVWGVSKKAIAHNQYANYLLYFNNTGSTSGDTAIGSAWNAGQQRDLHGCRYINNVFNAGTDFDGNGYTFENNFINYSQIISNRYLTPATAPVDAAVPLEGITDSWEGAGPDAGAYEIGGTDWTPGHDFASPPLMIDTTRSLVKHRNMLINGSFEAGTLTPWQSMGGAASLLNENNKSQWVADGNTLGGAYSVELGEGACGVSQVITNLEPYTEYEFMGKFRVEPGESAYLGVRNHGNAETNGTVITDTVTGAVPIRADATPYEWEQTTLTFTTGPTNTSAEVYAWKNSTGSGGVYFEDAGVQFVQTLETIIVDEDFAGGLGDWAVTDDVATNSSAQSPFSNGGADTVGALFMDDTNTLSRIERNFSVADSAPLYIQFDYRYTGAVANPGFQLKQGSTVGINVHLTSGIGKVQYKDGATWMTLGTAPHPDTWYRFTLSILPAETADDRFDMRIQGLDYGSIDITHTNLGFQNDLTDFGTLRFHYNTGDANVGGTYHIDNVLVTRSPVNLNFDVLPEEVPFETFISDHGLSGDPIADFDSDGLLDYGEYVFGGNPTNGWVDAQNPEFDAADGDYIFSLIGDSNVVAYVVSSTNLLDGAWETNETVSVTANDGMMKSYTNHNGTSEPQRFIKLELEMP